Proteins encoded in a region of the Vicia villosa cultivar HV-30 ecotype Madison, WI linkage group LG5, Vvil1.0, whole genome shotgun sequence genome:
- the LOC131603311 gene encoding magnesium transporter MRS2-4, with product MGKKSKGLFTFRRRSKKSSVPNQSPPHPTAVEITGSPSENRLVTKAKKKTGGARLWMRFDRSGKSELVEWEKNTIIRHAAIPARDLRILGPVFSHSSNILARDKAMVVNLEFIKAIVTAEEILLLDPLRQEVLPFVEQLRLQLPHKAQPKLLGGGDEQELPVPEGGEGLPSELPLPFEFQVLEIALEVVCTYLDSNVADLERGAYPVLDDLARNVSTKNLEHVRSLKSNLTRLLARVQKVRDEIEHLLDDNEDMAQLYLTRKWLQNQQLEAAQLGATTSNNLSIVRRLNSTRSGSVVTNNDDSDVEDLEMLLEAYFMQLDGTRNKILSVREYIDDTEDYVNIQLDNHRNELIQLQLTLTIASFAIAIETLIAGAFGMNIPCSLYDKDGIFWPFVGTITAISILLFLLVLAYAKWKKLLGS from the exons ATGGGTAAGAAGAGCAAGGGTCTCTTCACCTTTCGCCGCCGGTCTAAGAAATCCTCCGTGCCAAATCAGTCTCCGCCGCATCCTACGGCGGTCGAAATCACCGGTTCACCGTCGGAGAATCGTTTGGTCacaaaagcaaagaaaaaaacCGGTGGAGCCAGACTATGGATGCGGTTCGACCGGTCTGGCAAGTCGGAGCTCGTGGAGTGGGAGAAAAACACAATCATCCGCCATGCCGCAATTCCTGCCAGAGACCTGAGGATTCTAGGCCCTGTCTTCTCCCATTCATCCAATATCCtcg CGAGAGATAAAGCAATGGTGGTTAATTTGGAGTTTATAAAAGCAATAGTAACAGCTGAGGAAATTCTATTGCTTGATCCTTTACGTCAGGAGGTTCTTCCGTTTGTTGAGCAATTGAGGCTCCAGCTTCCACACAAGGCTCAGCCCAAACTTCTTGGTGGTGGTGATGAGCAAGAGTTGCCTGTTCCTGAGGGTGGTGAAGGTTTACCTTCGGAGCTTCCGCTTCCGTTTGAGTTTCAAGTGTTGGAGATTGCTTTGGAAGTTGTGTGTACTTATCTGGATTCGAATGTTGCTGACCTTGAGAGAGGGGCTTATCCCGTGTTGGATGATTTGGCTAGGAATGTTAGTACCAAGAATCTTGAACATGTTAGGAGCTTGAAGAGTAATCTTACTCGTCTGCTTGCACGTGTACAGAAG GTGCGAGATGAAATTGAACATCTATTAGATGACAATGAAGACATGGCTCAACTATATTTGACAAGGAAGTGGTTGCAAAATCAACAACTTGAGGCGGCTCAGTTGGGAGCCACAACCTCGAATAACCTTTCAATTGTTCGACGACTTAATTCTACCAGAAGTGGAAGTGTTGTGACTAACAATGATGATAGTGATGTGGAGGACTTGGAGATGTTGCTTGAAGCATATTTTATGCAGTTGGATGGAACTCGTAACAAGATATTGTCT GTTAGGGAGTATATTGATGACACTGAAGACTATGTCAACATCCAGCTTGATAACCATAGGAATGAACTTATCCAACTGCAGTTGACATtgacaattgcatcatttgctaTTGCTATTGAGACATTGATTGCTGGTGCATTTGGTATGAACATTCCATGTTCATTATACGATAAAGACGGGATTTTTTGGCCGTTTGTTGGGACTATTACTGCAATTTCCATATTGCTTTTCCTGCTTGTTTTAGCATATGCTAAATGGAAAAAGTTACTGGGATCGTAA
- the LOC131603312 gene encoding uncharacterized protein At4g06598-like, with amino-acid sequence MANSKSSSGVRNFVYPGKQAHALLPPKSPFPSISQAYADYVSNPTVGSRPVNKPREGITHHQRTSSESHLIEEQPSWLDDLLNEPDTPVRKGGHRRSSSDSFAYVDTLNAPNISYGDHDEYKYKNFLSIPAWSPPDFDRNKDARHVPMYSEMNAAKQKNRSWDSFSNMSGAPSGKDNVAFQRSGSPTPCTLYEADRILPTANENYDSVESGLQDTRSSFERKDGLHAKSSASETDTKRAKQQFAQRSRVRKLQYIAELERNVQSLQAEGSEVSAELEFLNQQNLILSMENKALKQRLESLAQEQLIKYLEQEVLEREIGRLRGMYQQHLQQSHQPQQQPSGSHRRTNSRDLDSQFANLSLKHKDTNSGHDPSNGALRI; translated from the exons ATGGCAAATTCAAAGAGCTCATCGGGTGTCAGAAATTTTGTGTATCCTGGAAAGCAGGCTCATGCTTTGCTTCCTCCCAAAAGCCCATTTCCTAGTATTTCTCAAGCATATGCTGATTATGTCTCAAATCCTACTGTTGGTTCAAGACCTGTTAATAAGCCAAGAGAAGGAATCACACACCACCAACGTACTTCATCTGAGAGTCATCTTATTGAAGAGCAGCCATCATGGCTCGATGATCTCCTAAATGAGCCAGATACACCTGTCAGAAAGGGCGGTCATAGGCGTTCATCAAGTGATTCTTTTGCATATGTCGACACTCTTAATGCGCCGAACATCAGTTATGGGGATCATGACGAGTATAAATATAAGAATTTCTTATCTATTCCAGCTTGGTCACCTCCAGATTTTGATCGTAACAAAGATGCTCGTCATGTACCCATGTATTCAGAAATGAATGCAGCAAAACAGAAAAATAGATCATGGGACTCTTTTTCAAATATGAGTGGCGCTCCATCTGGCAAAGACAATGTAGCTTTTCAGAGATCAGGATCACCGACCCCATGTACACTGTATGAAGCAGATCGGATCCTACCAACAGCAAATGAAAATTATGATTCCGTAGAATCTGGCTTACAAGACACTAGATCATCTTTTGAAAGAAAGGACGGTTTACATGCAAAGTCATCTGCTTCTGAAACAGATACGAAACGTGCTAAACA GCAATTTGCTCAACGATCCCGGGTTCGTAAACTTCAATACATAGCCGAGCTGGAAAGAAATGTACAGTCTTTACAG GCAGAAGGGTCTGAAGTATCGGCCGAGCTTGAGTTTCTTAACCAGCAGAATCTTATCCTGAGTATGGAGAATAAAGCACTCAAACAACGTTTAGAAAGTTTAGCACAGGAGCAGCTTATCAAATACT TGGAGCAGGAAGTACTGGAAAGAGAGATTGGAAGATTACGTGGCATGTATCAACAACATCTGCAGCAGTCACATCAGCCTCAACAACAACCATCTGGTAGTCATAGACGCACAAACAGCAGAGACCTTGACTCTCAGTTTGCTAACCTTTCTCTCAAGCACAAGGACACCAACTCGGGGCATGACCCTTCAAATGGAGCTCTCAGAATTTAG